A genome region from Trachemys scripta elegans isolate TJP31775 chromosome 2, CAS_Tse_1.0, whole genome shotgun sequence includes the following:
- the EGR3 gene encoding early growth response protein 3 isoform X2 has translation MDIGLANEKTNQELSSYSGSFQPTPGNKTVTYLGKFAFDSPSNWCQDNIISLMSAGILGVPPSSSAITSTQTSTASMVQNQGEVDQMYPALPPYSTCSDLYPEPVSFHDPQSNPGLTYSPQDYQAAKPALDSNLFPMIPDYNLYHHPNEMGTLTEHKPFQSLDPIRVNPPPITPLETIKAFKDKQIHPSFGSLQQQPLTLKPIRPRKYPNRPSKTPLHERPHACPAEGCDRRFSRSDELTRHLRIHTGHKPFQCRICMRSFSRSDHLTTHIRTHTGEKPFACEFCGRKFARSDERKRHAKIHLKQKEKKAEKGSSSSSSSPPVSLAPVVTTCA, from the coding sequence ATGGATATTGGATTAGCGAACGAAAAGACCAACCAAGAGCTGTCGTCCTATTCGGGTTCTTTCCAACCCACCCCTGGCAACAAGACTGTTACCTACCTGGGGAAATTTGCTTTCGATTCCCCGTCCAACTGGTGTCAGGATAATATTATCAGCCTCATGAGCGCTGGGATTCTGGGGGTGCCCCCTTCCTCCAGTGCCATCACCAGCACCCAGACCTCTACAGCCAGCATGGTGCAGAACCAGGGAGAGGTGGACCAGATGTACCCTGCGCTGCCCCCCTATTCCACCTGCAGTGACCTCTACCCGGAGCCAGTGTCCTTTCACGACCCCCAAAGCAACCCAGGGCTCACCTATTCCCCCCAGGATTACCAAGCAGCCAAGCCAGCCTTGGACAGTAACCTCTTCCCCATGATCCCAGACTATAACCTCTATCACCACCCCAACGAGATGGGCACGCTCACTGAACACAAACCCTTCCAGAGTTTGGATCCCATTCGGGtcaaccctccccccatcaccccgCTGGAGACCATCAAAGCCTTCAAGGACAAACAGATCCACCCCAGCTTCGGCagcctccagcagcagcccctcaCCCTCAAGCCCATCCGGCCCAGGAAGTACCCCAACCGGCCCAGCAAAACCCCGCTCCACGAGCGACCCCACGCGTGCCCGGCCGAGGGCTGCGACCGGCGCTTCTCCAGATCCGACGAGCTCACGAGGCACCTGAGGATCCACACGGGCCACAAGCCCTTCCAGTGCCGCATCTGCATGAGGAGCTTCAGCCGCAGCGACCACCTTACCACCCACATCCGCACCCACACGGGCGAGAAGCCCTTCGCCTGCGAGTTCTGCGGGCGCAAGTTTGCGCGCAGCGACGAGCGCAAGAGACACGCCAAGATCCACCTGAAGCAGAAGGAGAAGAAGGCCGAGAAgggctcctcttcctcctcctcctccccgccagTGTCCTTGGCCCCGGTGGTCACCACCTGCGCATGA
- the EGR3 gene encoding early growth response protein 3 isoform X3, with product MLNSPPYLLRFRFPTHGFHSHCKAGPAGIGAMTGKLVEKLPGTMNTLMNQLPDNLYPEEIPNSLNIFSSSSESVAHYNQMAAGLSFASRGCSGEWKLPDREVAENVMDIGLANEKTNQELSSYSGSFQPTPGNKTVTYLGKFAFDSPSNWCQDNIISLMSAGILGVPPSSSAITSTQTSTASMVQNQGEVDQMYPALPPYSTCSDLYPEPVSFHDPQSNPGLTYSPQDYQAAKPALDSNLFPMIPDYNLYHHPNEMGTLTEHKPFQSLDPIRVNPPPITPLETIKAFKDKQIHPSFGSLQQQPLTLKPIRPRKYPNRPSKTPLHERPHACPAEGCDRRFSRSDELTRHLRIHTGHKPFQCRICMRSFSRSDHLTTHIRTHTGEKPFACEFCGRKFARSDERKRHAKIHLKQKEKKAEKGSSSSSSSPPVSLAPVVTTCA from the exons ATGCTGAATTCTCCTCCCTACCTCCTCAGATTCAGATTTCCTACACATGGATTTCACTCGCATTGCAAAGCTGGCCCTGCAGGAATTGG TGCTATGACAGGCAAACTCGTGGAGAAGCTGCCGGGGACCATGAACACTTTGATGAACCAGTTGCCTGACAATCTGTACCCAGAGGAGATCCCCAACTCTCTGAATATCTTCTCCAGCAGCAGCGAGTCAGTGGCTCACTACAACCAGATGGCTGCAG GGCTTTCCTTCGCTTCTCGGGGCTGTAGTGGGGAGTGGAAGCTGCCAGACAGAGAGGTGGCAG AGAATGTTATGGATATTGGATTAGCGAACGAAAAGACCAACCAAGAGCTGTCGTCCTATTCGGGTTCTTTCCAACCCACCCCTGGCAACAAGACTGTTACCTACCTGGGGAAATTTGCTTTCGATTCCCCGTCCAACTGGTGTCAGGATAATATTATCAGCCTCATGAGCGCTGGGATTCTGGGGGTGCCCCCTTCCTCCAGTGCCATCACCAGCACCCAGACCTCTACAGCCAGCATGGTGCAGAACCAGGGAGAGGTGGACCAGATGTACCCTGCGCTGCCCCCCTATTCCACCTGCAGTGACCTCTACCCGGAGCCAGTGTCCTTTCACGACCCCCAAAGCAACCCAGGGCTCACCTATTCCCCCCAGGATTACCAAGCAGCCAAGCCAGCCTTGGACAGTAACCTCTTCCCCATGATCCCAGACTATAACCTCTATCACCACCCCAACGAGATGGGCACGCTCACTGAACACAAACCCTTCCAGAGTTTGGATCCCATTCGGGtcaaccctccccccatcaccccgCTGGAGACCATCAAAGCCTTCAAGGACAAACAGATCCACCCCAGCTTCGGCagcctccagcagcagcccctcaCCCTCAAGCCCATCCGGCCCAGGAAGTACCCCAACCGGCCCAGCAAAACCCCGCTCCACGAGCGACCCCACGCGTGCCCGGCCGAGGGCTGCGACCGGCGCTTCTCCAGATCCGACGAGCTCACGAGGCACCTGAGGATCCACACGGGCCACAAGCCCTTCCAGTGCCGCATCTGCATGAGGAGCTTCAGCCGCAGCGACCACCTTACCACCCACATCCGCACCCACACGGGCGAGAAGCCCTTCGCCTGCGAGTTCTGCGGGCGCAAGTTTGCGCGCAGCGACGAGCGCAAGAGACACGCCAAGATCCACCTGAAGCAGAAGGAGAAGAAGGCCGAGAAgggctcctcttcctcctcctcctccccgccagTGTCCTTGGCCCCGGTGGTCACCACCTGCGCATGA
- the EGR3 gene encoding early growth response protein 3 isoform X1 — protein sequence MLNSPPYLLRFRFPTHGFHSHCKAGPAGIGAMTGKLVEKLPGTMNTLMNQLPDNLYPEEIPNSLNIFSSSSESVAHYNQMAAENVMDIGLANEKTNQELSSYSGSFQPTPGNKTVTYLGKFAFDSPSNWCQDNIISLMSAGILGVPPSSSAITSTQTSTASMVQNQGEVDQMYPALPPYSTCSDLYPEPVSFHDPQSNPGLTYSPQDYQAAKPALDSNLFPMIPDYNLYHHPNEMGTLTEHKPFQSLDPIRVNPPPITPLETIKAFKDKQIHPSFGSLQQQPLTLKPIRPRKYPNRPSKTPLHERPHACPAEGCDRRFSRSDELTRHLRIHTGHKPFQCRICMRSFSRSDHLTTHIRTHTGEKPFACEFCGRKFARSDERKRHAKIHLKQKEKKAEKGSSSSSSSPPVSLAPVVTTCA from the exons ATGCTGAATTCTCCTCCCTACCTCCTCAGATTCAGATTTCCTACACATGGATTTCACTCGCATTGCAAAGCTGGCCCTGCAGGAATTGG TGCTATGACAGGCAAACTCGTGGAGAAGCTGCCGGGGACCATGAACACTTTGATGAACCAGTTGCCTGACAATCTGTACCCAGAGGAGATCCCCAACTCTCTGAATATCTTCTCCAGCAGCAGCGAGTCAGTGGCTCACTACAACCAGATGGCTGCAG AGAATGTTATGGATATTGGATTAGCGAACGAAAAGACCAACCAAGAGCTGTCGTCCTATTCGGGTTCTTTCCAACCCACCCCTGGCAACAAGACTGTTACCTACCTGGGGAAATTTGCTTTCGATTCCCCGTCCAACTGGTGTCAGGATAATATTATCAGCCTCATGAGCGCTGGGATTCTGGGGGTGCCCCCTTCCTCCAGTGCCATCACCAGCACCCAGACCTCTACAGCCAGCATGGTGCAGAACCAGGGAGAGGTGGACCAGATGTACCCTGCGCTGCCCCCCTATTCCACCTGCAGTGACCTCTACCCGGAGCCAGTGTCCTTTCACGACCCCCAAAGCAACCCAGGGCTCACCTATTCCCCCCAGGATTACCAAGCAGCCAAGCCAGCCTTGGACAGTAACCTCTTCCCCATGATCCCAGACTATAACCTCTATCACCACCCCAACGAGATGGGCACGCTCACTGAACACAAACCCTTCCAGAGTTTGGATCCCATTCGGGtcaaccctccccccatcaccccgCTGGAGACCATCAAAGCCTTCAAGGACAAACAGATCCACCCCAGCTTCGGCagcctccagcagcagcccctcaCCCTCAAGCCCATCCGGCCCAGGAAGTACCCCAACCGGCCCAGCAAAACCCCGCTCCACGAGCGACCCCACGCGTGCCCGGCCGAGGGCTGCGACCGGCGCTTCTCCAGATCCGACGAGCTCACGAGGCACCTGAGGATCCACACGGGCCACAAGCCCTTCCAGTGCCGCATCTGCATGAGGAGCTTCAGCCGCAGCGACCACCTTACCACCCACATCCGCACCCACACGGGCGAGAAGCCCTTCGCCTGCGAGTTCTGCGGGCGCAAGTTTGCGCGCAGCGACGAGCGCAAGAGACACGCCAAGATCCACCTGAAGCAGAAGGAGAAGAAGGCCGAGAAgggctcctcttcctcctcctcctccccgccagTGTCCTTGGCCCCGGTGGTCACCACCTGCGCATGA